In Desulfovibrio sp. UIB00, the following are encoded in one genomic region:
- the hflX gene encoding GTPase HflX: MGRQLGLLIDRKGRVQMVIVGEAGSIMIPELPRGRSGQERLRGLRLLHTHLSPGGISQEDLMDMLFLRLDAVVALTVNPVGDPVQWQAAHLLPNPSGSQPYHLDAPQPWDRTESQFVATAEALEEELARKAEDAREADDTPRAMLVSVGTQPRIIQERNLDELAELARTAGLTVAGRMVQRVAQINPRLIMGKGKVAELEVLALQGRAGMMVFDGELSPAQLHNLADITERKVIDRTQLILDIFAQHAVSRAGKLQVELAQLRYTQPRLVGKNRAMDRLMGGIGGRGPGETKLETDRRKIRERMARIRKELDQLRRQRSFTRARRSRQGIPLAALVGYTNAGKSTLLNTLTRSEVLAENKLFATLDPTTRRLRFPAEKEIIMADTVGFIRNLPKELMDAFRATLEELEAADLLLHVADASHPDLLQQISAVETILAEMELDRMPRLMILNKWDQLEAPARAELADAFPHALTISAKNGEGCKALLEELELLLLRHPASMVATDAPTVLN; the protein is encoded by the coding sequence GTGGGCCGGCAACTGGGCCTGCTCATTGACCGCAAGGGCCGGGTGCAGATGGTTATTGTGGGCGAGGCTGGCAGCATCATGATTCCCGAACTGCCGCGCGGACGCAGCGGGCAGGAACGCCTGCGCGGTCTGCGCCTGCTGCACACCCACCTTTCCCCCGGCGGCATCAGTCAGGAAGACCTGATGGACATGCTCTTTCTGCGGCTGGATGCCGTGGTGGCGCTCACCGTGAACCCGGTTGGCGACCCCGTGCAATGGCAGGCAGCCCATCTTTTGCCCAATCCTTCAGGCAGCCAGCCCTACCATCTTGATGCCCCGCAGCCGTGGGATCGCACGGAATCGCAGTTTGTCGCCACCGCCGAAGCGCTGGAAGAAGAACTTGCCCGCAAGGCAGAGGACGCCCGCGAAGCCGACGACACCCCCCGCGCCATGCTGGTTTCTGTAGGCACGCAGCCGCGCATCATTCAGGAACGCAATCTGGACGAACTGGCGGAACTGGCCCGCACCGCAGGCCTGACTGTAGCCGGGCGCATGGTGCAGCGCGTGGCGCAGATCAACCCCCGCCTCATCATGGGCAAGGGCAAGGTGGCAGAGCTTGAAGTGCTGGCCCTGCAAGGCCGCGCGGGCATGATGGTTTTTGACGGCGAGCTTTCGCCCGCTCAGTTGCACAATCTGGCAGACATCACCGAGCGCAAGGTCATTGACCGTACCCAGCTTATTCTGGATATTTTTGCCCAGCATGCGGTAAGCCGCGCAGGCAAGCTCCAGGTGGAACTGGCCCAGCTGCGCTATACCCAGCCGCGCCTTGTGGGTAAGAACCGCGCCATGGACCGCCTCATGGGCGGCATTGGCGGGCGCGGCCCCGGCGAAACCAAGCTGGAGACCGACCGCCGCAAAATCCGTGAGCGCATGGCCCGCATCCGCAAAGAGCTTGACCAGTTGCGGCGGCAGCGCTCGTTCACACGCGCCCGGCGTTCGCGGCAGGGCATCCCGCTGGCGGCGCTTGTGGGCTACACCAACGCGGGCAAGTCCACCCTGCTCAACACGCTTACCCGCTCGGAAGTGCTGGCCGAGAACAAACTTTTCGCCACGCTTGACCCCACAACCCGGCGGCTGCGCTTTCCTGCGGAAAAAGAAATCATCATGGCCGACACTGTGGGCTTTATCCGCAATCTGCCAAAGGAGCTGATGGACGCCTTTCGTGCCACCCTTGAGGAGCTGGAAGCTGCCGATCTTTTGCTGCACGTTGCCGATGCCTCGCATCCTGACCTTTTGCAGCAGATAAGCGCTGTGGAAACCATCCTTGCCGAAATGGAACTGGACCGCATGCCGAGGCTGATGATTCTGAACAAGTGGGATCAGCTGGAAGCCCCGGCCCGCGCTGAGCTGGCGGATGCCTTTCCCCATGCGTTGACGATTTCCGCCAAGAACGGCGAGGGCTGCAAGGCCTTGCTGGAAGAGCTGGAGCTTTTATTGCTGCGGCATCCTGCGAGCATGGTCGCGACTGATGCGCCGACGGTATTAAATTAG
- a CDS encoding IMP cyclohydrolase, with the protein MDILPIRRAILSVTDKSGLVEFATFLTSRGVELISTGGTQKALEAAGLSVTAVSTVTGFPEILGGRVKTLHPKIHAGILANKDEPQHMQTLSEKGIRPFDLVCVNLYDFAGAVERHLSLEQAVEEIDIGGPCMLRAAAKNFHSILVLPSPQWYTAAMEEMEKDTTVGLEFRQVMASRAFEATSRYDALITSYLRP; encoded by the coding sequence ATGGATATTTTGCCAATTCGTCGCGCTATTCTGAGCGTTACGGACAAAAGCGGCCTTGTGGAGTTTGCCACGTTTCTTACATCGCGGGGGGTGGAGCTTATCTCCACCGGCGGCACCCAGAAGGCCCTTGAGGCAGCCGGGCTGTCCGTTACCGCAGTAAGCACCGTCACAGGATTCCCCGAGATTCTGGGTGGCCGGGTCAAAACCCTGCACCCCAAGATTCATGCGGGCATTCTGGCCAACAAGGACGAGCCGCAGCACATGCAGACCCTGTCAGAAAAGGGCATCCGCCCCTTTGACCTTGTCTGCGTCAACCTTTACGACTTTGCGGGCGCGGTGGAACGCCACCTCTCCCTTGAGCAGGCCGTGGAGGAAATTGACATCGGCGGCCCCTGCATGCTGCGCGCTGCGGCCAAGAACTTCCACAGTATCCTGGTGCTGCCCTCGCCGCAGTGGTACACCGCCGCCATGGAAGAAATGGAAAAAGATACCACAGTGGGCCTTGAGTTCCGGCAGGTCATGGCCTCGCGCGCTTTTGAGGCCACCTCGCGCTATGATGCCCTGATCACCTCGTATCTGCGTCCCTAG